TACAAGTGTGCATTCAAATTCGAAACTAATCAGGACCAGAAGGAACCATAAAACATCTCCATTTGTCTTTATTTAGAGAGATTGAAATGTAAAGAAATTGACAGAAACAGAGTGAGTTGTGAAAGAATATAAACAAGAAACAAAAGAATTAAGCAAAGCTAAAAGAGTTTAGAATCATCATCTTCTCGATACGATCTCCTTGTGGTGTTTTATCAGTAACTCATTCATTTGAGCAATCTGATGCAAAAGCTGAACTATCCTCTGTGCAATAACAAGAAACGTAATGTAAGTCACGCATTGTCTCTTAGACATTTCATCGAACACTTTGTATGCAGAAACAAATTGTAAAACAAGATACATACCTCGTCTCTCTCTTTGATTGCACCTCGAAGAAGATCTCTGCTTTCTCCACTAACACGTCGCCGACGAAGCATCCACCACCAAATCGCGATGGCAAGGACAGGATAAAACGGTCGGAGAGTCGTTGAGAACCATGTCATCAAATTTTTAATCTTGGAGTATGCTCGTACGAGAAGAAGCTCCCACCAATGTCGGAGCACATCATCAGCTTCACGGTACAAGACTTTCCTCGGAGGCGGAGACTCTCCGCCTCGTTTCAAACCTGTCAACGGCGGCGATTGTCCATCCGTATCGGACGGCGGAGATTCGCTGCATTTTTC
The DNA window shown above is from Brassica oleracea var. oleracea cultivar TO1000 chromosome C3, BOL, whole genome shotgun sequence and carries:
- the LOC106329414 gene encoding uncharacterized protein LOC106329414, whose protein sequence is MAEDDDLYYQQHLIEPMDPVSSMVVIRESPIFAKDDRLVFPPVNHENLQLASSASEFDNPYLESPSSESESPSSSSRGSASSSSFSLSPSDSDGQPPLSPCEFYQKLPSETTEEKCSESPPSDTDGQSPPLTGLKRGGESPPPRKVLYREADDVLRHWWELLLVRAYSKIKNLMTWFSTTLRPFYPVLAIAIWWWMLRRRRVSGESRDLLRGAIKERDERIVQLLHQIAQMNELLIKHHKEIVSRR